The following coding sequences lie in one Phacochoerus africanus isolate WHEZ1 chromosome 12, ROS_Pafr_v1, whole genome shotgun sequence genomic window:
- the UBE2T gene encoding ubiquitin-conjugating enzyme E2 T encodes MQRASRLKRELTLLAAEPPPGITCWQDGDRMDDLRAQILGGANTPYEKGVFKLEVNIPERYPFEPPQIRFLTPIYHPNIDSAGRICLDVLKLPPKGAWRPSLNIAAVLTSVQQLMSEPNPDDPLMADISSEYKYNKPVFLRNARQWTEKYARAEQQATEEETPDDPAMAGGSEEHSPAQKRRARQLGGVEKKFCPDV; translated from the exons ATGCAGAGAGCGTCCCGTCTGAAGAGAGAGCTGACCCTGCTGGCCGCAGAGCCGCCCCCGGGCATTACATGCTGGCAGGACGGGGACCGAATGGATGACCTGCGTGCTC aaatactaggTGGGGCCAACACACCTTATGAAAAAGGTGTTTTCAAGCTGGAAGTTAACATTCCTGAGAG GTACCCATTTGAACCTCCTCAGATCCGATTTCTGACTCCAATCTATCATCCAAACATCGATTCTGCTGGAAGGATTTGTTTAGATGTCCTCAAATTGCCGCCAAAA GGCGCCTGGAGACCGTCCCTCAACATCGCAGCGGTGCTGACTTCTGTTCAGCAGCTCATGTCAGAGCCCAACCCCGATGACCCGCTCATGGCAGACATC TCCTCAGAGTATAAGTACAATAAGCCAGTCTTCCTCAGGAACGCCAGGCAGTGGACAGAGAAGTACGCAAGAGCCGAGCAGCAG GCCACCGAGGAAGAGACGCCCGATGACCCTGCCATGGCTGGTGGCTCAGAAGAACACAGCCCAGCCCAGAAAAGGAGAGCCAGGCAGCTGGGGGGCGTAGAGAAGAAATTTTGCCCTGATGTTTAG